One genomic region from Pseudoduganella lutea encodes:
- a CDS encoding extracellular solute-binding protein has translation MTFIGKSLAALLVALCVPALAQARQQEGEQIEVRLWTLLSGGDGARMAALIQQFNASQREVRVVSTTLKWGEPFYTKLITASVVGAGPDLATVHLSRIPNLASGGVLRPIAAPELAASGLAGRDFFPRQWQKAQYEGDLYAVPLDLHPLVLYYNKTLAGEAGLLDGAGKLKPIEGVDALTAAFRAVREQTGKAGMTMESSQSSYAIWRLWLSMLAQRNVAVIDQGRFTYGRAGEECLAQVGAWFDRGYAVPGLDYAASTAQFMGGQAGFMINGAWEVPEMVRASTAGTLGFDYGIVPLPRMYDNASAWADSHALAIPVNQRTPMSPAKARAVLGFAAFVSRNSLRWAEGGHIPAYRPVAESAQARALMPNAMYAQAAQNVVYDPDGWYLGAAGPLQAMASKFLPAALSRQLTPAEALGMFEKEAGRLIKKRPPIY, from the coding sequence GTGACGTTTATCGGAAAATCGCTTGCCGCCCTGCTGGTCGCGCTATGCGTCCCGGCGCTGGCCCAGGCCAGGCAGCAGGAAGGCGAACAGATCGAAGTCAGGCTGTGGACCTTGCTGAGCGGGGGCGACGGCGCACGCATGGCGGCATTGATACAGCAGTTCAACGCCAGCCAGCGCGAGGTGCGGGTGGTCAGCACCACCCTCAAGTGGGGCGAGCCCTTCTACACCAAGCTGATCACCGCATCGGTGGTCGGCGCCGGCCCGGACCTGGCCACGGTCCACCTGTCGCGCATTCCCAACCTGGCCAGCGGCGGCGTGCTGCGGCCGATCGCCGCGCCGGAACTGGCGGCCTCCGGGCTGGCCGGCCGGGACTTCTTCCCGCGCCAGTGGCAAAAAGCGCAGTACGAGGGCGACCTGTACGCGGTGCCGCTCGACCTGCATCCGCTGGTCCTGTACTACAACAAGACGCTGGCTGGCGAGGCAGGCCTGCTCGACGGCGCCGGCAAGCTGAAACCGATCGAAGGGGTCGATGCGCTCACCGCAGCCTTCCGCGCCGTCAGGGAACAAACGGGCAAGGCCGGCATGACGATGGAGAGCAGCCAGAGTTCCTACGCCATCTGGCGCCTGTGGCTGTCCATGCTGGCCCAGCGCAATGTCGCGGTGATCGACCAGGGCCGCTTTACCTACGGGCGCGCCGGCGAGGAATGCCTGGCCCAGGTGGGCGCCTGGTTCGACCGCGGCTATGCCGTGCCGGGCCTCGATTACGCGGCCTCGACGGCCCAGTTCATGGGCGGCCAGGCCGGCTTCATGATCAACGGCGCGTGGGAAGTGCCGGAAATGGTGCGCGCCAGTACCGCCGGCACGCTCGGCTTCGACTACGGCATCGTGCCGCTGCCGCGCATGTATGACAACGCCAGCGCCTGGGCCGACTCGCATGCCCTGGCGATCCCGGTCAACCAGCGTACCCCGATGTCGCCGGCCAAGGCCCGCGCGGTGCTCGGCTTCGCGGCGTTCGTGAGCCGCAATTCGCTGCGCTGGGCGGAGGGCGGCCACATTCCCGCCTACCGCCCGGTGGCCGAGTCGGCCCAGGCGCGCGCCCTGATGCCCAACGCGATGTATGCGCAAGCCGCGCAGAACGTCGTGTACGACCCGGACGGCTGGTACCTGGGCGCGGCCGGGCCGCTGCAGGCGATGGCGTCCAAGTTCCTGCCGGCGGCGCTGTCGCGGCAGCTGACGCCGGCCGAGGCGCTGGGCATGTTCGAGAAAGAAGCCGGGCGCCTGATCAAGAAGCGTCCACCCATCTACTGA
- a CDS encoding carbohydrate ABC transporter permease has product MKRRSSIGWSAVALVSAITLAALWVFPLLWALSTALRPEHETVSSVFHFLPRTWTLEAFAKVLGAGNVPRWLFNSAVVAVLVTVLTMALSLMAAYAFSQMRFRGRGWLFGLTMVAFLLPFEALLVPLFRTMNQLGLINSYAGIVLPQVVSPMVIYVFKQFFDAIPKDFREAAVIDGASPARVLWSLYLPVSANIVWAMAIVTFIGAWNNFLWPFIIVTSNDMMTIPLGLTQTYDAYGVRYAQLMAAALLGALPAGLAYVLFQRRVTQGFLAASGLK; this is encoded by the coding sequence ATGAAGCGGCGCAGCAGCATCGGCTGGTCGGCCGTCGCCCTGGTCTCGGCCATCACCCTGGCCGCCCTGTGGGTGTTTCCCCTGCTGTGGGCGCTCAGTACCGCGTTGCGCCCCGAGCACGAAACGGTCTCCAGCGTGTTCCACTTCCTGCCGCGTACCTGGACCCTGGAGGCGTTCGCCAAGGTGCTCGGTGCCGGCAACGTGCCGCGCTGGCTGTTCAACAGCGCGGTGGTGGCGGTGCTGGTCACGGTGCTGACCATGGCCCTGAGCCTGATGGCCGCGTACGCTTTTTCGCAGATGCGCTTTCGCGGGCGCGGCTGGCTGTTCGGCCTTACCATGGTGGCCTTCCTGCTGCCCTTCGAAGCGCTGCTGGTGCCGCTGTTCCGCACCATGAACCAGCTCGGCCTGATCAACAGCTATGCCGGCATCGTCTTGCCGCAAGTGGTGTCGCCGATGGTGATCTACGTGTTCAAGCAATTCTTCGACGCCATTCCGAAAGACTTCCGCGAGGCGGCCGTCATCGACGGCGCCTCGCCCGCGCGGGTGTTGTGGAGCCTGTATCTGCCGGTCTCGGCCAACATCGTCTGGGCCATGGCCATCGTGACCTTCATCGGCGCGTGGAACAACTTCCTGTGGCCGTTCATCATCGTCACGTCGAACGACATGATGACCATCCCGCTCGGCCTGACCCAGACCTACGATGCCTACGGCGTACGGTATGCCCAGCTGATGGCGGCGGCCCTGCTGGGTGCCTTGCCGGCGGGCCTGGCGTATGTGCTGTTCCAGCGCCGCGTGACCCAGGGCTTCCTGGCCGCAAGCGGGCTCAAATAA
- a CDS encoding glycoside hydrolase family 2 protein, with the protein MDYPRPQMRRTQWLNLDGAWDAMLDDQAHYADPATVPFDRTIIVPFPPEAKASGVHDTGFRRRVWYRRVVGLDDDSLAPGRDERLMLHFGAVNHRARVWVNGHFAIQHKGGHSPFSIDITRYLVAGQGERIEPVEIIVQAEDDPTDMHKVRGKMDWELDPHSIWYPRTTGIWRTVWLEKVSRAHVEQLRWSADVACWQIHLNALVSHVPPDCTLNVILRLGDKTLVNDRCMLTGPRLSRIFQLPDPGIDDARAEWLWSPESPQLIEAEVSLHDADGTLLDTVFSYTALRTVGVDGDRFVLNSRPYYLRMVLDQGYWPESLMVASSDQLKEDVMLIKRLGFNGVRKHQKSEDPRWLYWCDVLGLCVWGEMPSAYGFSSETVHGVMEEWKELVERDISHPCIVAWVPTNESWGVPELMYDKRQVDFVRAMYHMTRALDGSRPVVGNDGWEMPCGDFVNIHDYHADPEELYGRYGTRDKVAYTLEHVRPARRRLVIDGFSGAGKPLFLSEFGGIACLDSSKEKGWGYSVAKDGPELLERYQKLMAAIHRCRPLSGFCYTQLTDTFLEKNGLLTEDRVPKAPIAALAEATRGPEANLHDWYIDPLGHSEKWRGRRGGDWELEWMLTGAEMLAQPGLAVLPAGTPAPAETADVLPPLDRQLGVGPDDAPGGARPMASRQ; encoded by the coding sequence GTGGACTATCCCCGCCCGCAGATGCGGCGTACCCAATGGCTCAATCTCGACGGCGCATGGGACGCCATGCTCGACGACCAGGCGCACTATGCCGACCCGGCGACGGTACCGTTCGACCGTACCATCATCGTGCCCTTCCCGCCCGAGGCGAAAGCCAGCGGCGTGCACGACACGGGCTTCCGCCGGCGCGTCTGGTACCGCCGCGTGGTCGGGCTGGACGACGACAGCCTGGCGCCGGGCCGGGACGAGCGCCTGATGCTGCATTTCGGCGCGGTCAACCACCGCGCGCGGGTATGGGTCAACGGCCATTTCGCCATCCAGCACAAGGGCGGCCACAGCCCGTTCTCGATCGACATCACGCGCTACCTGGTGGCCGGGCAAGGCGAGCGGATCGAGCCGGTCGAAATCATCGTCCAGGCCGAGGACGACCCGACCGACATGCACAAGGTGCGCGGCAAGATGGACTGGGAACTCGACCCGCACTCGATCTGGTATCCGCGCACCACCGGCATCTGGCGCACGGTCTGGCTCGAGAAGGTATCGCGTGCCCACGTCGAACAGCTGCGCTGGAGCGCCGACGTGGCTTGCTGGCAGATCCACCTGAACGCGCTGGTGTCGCACGTGCCGCCGGACTGCACCCTCAACGTCATCCTGCGCCTGGGCGACAAGACCCTGGTCAACGACCGCTGCATGCTGACCGGACCGCGGCTGTCGCGCATCTTCCAGCTGCCCGACCCGGGCATCGACGACGCAAGGGCCGAGTGGCTGTGGAGCCCGGAAAGCCCGCAACTGATCGAGGCCGAAGTCAGCCTGCACGACGCCGACGGTACCCTGCTCGACACGGTGTTCAGCTACACCGCGCTGCGCACGGTGGGCGTCGACGGCGACCGCTTCGTGCTCAACAGCCGGCCCTACTACCTGCGCATGGTGCTCGACCAGGGCTACTGGCCCGAGAGCCTGATGGTGGCCTCCAGCGACCAGCTCAAGGAAGACGTCATGCTGATCAAGCGGCTCGGCTTCAACGGCGTGCGCAAGCACCAGAAATCCGAAGACCCGCGCTGGCTGTACTGGTGCGACGTGCTGGGCCTGTGCGTGTGGGGCGAAATGCCGTCCGCCTATGGTTTTTCCAGCGAGACCGTGCACGGCGTGATGGAGGAATGGAAGGAGCTGGTCGAACGCGACATCTCCCACCCCTGCATCGTGGCCTGGGTACCGACCAACGAATCGTGGGGCGTGCCTGAACTCATGTACGACAAGCGCCAGGTCGACTTCGTGCGCGCCATGTACCACATGACGCGCGCGCTGGACGGCTCGCGTCCGGTGGTCGGCAACGACGGCTGGGAAATGCCGTGCGGCGACTTCGTCAACATCCATGACTATCACGCCGATCCCGAAGAGCTGTACGGGCGCTACGGCACGCGCGACAAGGTTGCCTATACGCTCGAACACGTGCGTCCGGCGCGCCGGCGCCTGGTCATCGACGGCTTCTCGGGTGCCGGCAAGCCGCTGTTCCTCTCCGAGTTCGGCGGCATCGCCTGCCTCGATTCGTCCAAGGAAAAAGGCTGGGGCTACTCGGTGGCCAAGGACGGGCCGGAACTGCTGGAACGCTACCAGAAGCTGATGGCCGCGATCCACCGCTGCCGTCCCCTGTCGGGTTTCTGCTACACCCAGCTGACCGACACGTTCCTGGAAAAGAACGGCCTGCTGACCGAGGACCGGGTTCCCAAGGCGCCGATCGCGGCGCTGGCCGAGGCCACGCGCGGTCCGGAAGCCAACCTGCACGACTGGTACATCGACCCGCTCGGTCACAGCGAGAAGTGGCGCGGCCGCCGCGGCGGCGACTGGGAGCTGGAATGGATGCTGACCGGCGCCGAGATGCTGGCCCAGCCCGGCCTGGCGGTCCTGCCTGCCGGGACACCGGCACCGGCGGAGACGGCCGACGTGCTGCCGCCGCTGGATCGCCAGCTCGGCGTGGGGCCGGACGATGCGCCGGGCGGCGCCAGGCCCATGGCGAGCCGCCAGTGA
- a CDS encoding family 43 glycosylhydrolase — protein MRRLLKNPLGRGATLSMPLLMPLLMPLLALTPENARAQAPDSAPATYQNPLPVRLANGTLAENCADPALLRDQQAARATWYLFCTTDPVSRTERADGDPAAWKFRLMPVYRSNDLVQWDEVGDAFTGLPALAAPKAGLWAPEPVWLNGRYHLYFTVTDVIDALSPEPGCDKDSAIAVATSASPTGPWQVGDALVVPPRRAAAGKGCDFEWTFDPEVAVDADGRGYLYYGSYGGGMFVQPLSEDGLRATGMPVRIGAAGRYEGAEVVRHGDAWYLFASATDCCNGPLTGYAVFVGRAAGPQGPFLDRLGNDMAASRAGGSPLLAQNGNRWVGVGHNTVFPDLAGQWWTIYHAVDRNNPYFSAKDRLTRRVALLDRIDWVDGWPIATGPSDQRLPAPSLVPATAPGAVPAGIELAPRATLLWRERFTASRLAPRWRWVRKADGWRTGAQGLQGETRKTDLHQSSNDAGVLTTALPATGDYRIEARVRLGAPDDCCADPVQAGVVVYGDDDKYIKLVELAHRGLRQVEFAKETWPVEEGYPRYGNTVVGTPGEWTWLRIDVRRGGRGSDGGAGHDELYTAYSSQDGRTWVRGGSWTHRLGGNVRLGLVAMGGDGQRATFTDLALSRLER, from the coding sequence ATGAGACGACTCCTGAAGAACCCGCTGGGCCGTGGCGCGACGTTGTCGATGCCGCTGCTGATGCCGTTGCTGATGCCGTTGCTGGCGCTGACGCCTGAAAACGCCCGGGCGCAAGCGCCGGACAGTGCGCCGGCAACCTACCAGAATCCGCTGCCGGTCCGGCTGGCCAACGGCACGCTGGCCGAGAACTGCGCCGACCCGGCCCTGCTGCGCGACCAGCAGGCCGCCCGGGCGACCTGGTACCTGTTCTGCACCACCGACCCGGTCAGCCGCACGGAGCGGGCCGATGGCGACCCGGCAGCCTGGAAGTTCCGCCTGATGCCGGTCTACCGGTCGAACGACCTGGTGCAGTGGGACGAGGTGGGCGACGCCTTCACCGGCCTGCCCGCCCTGGCCGCGCCCAAGGCCGGACTGTGGGCGCCCGAGCCGGTCTGGCTCAACGGCCGCTATCACCTGTACTTCACCGTCACCGACGTGATCGATGCGCTGAGCCCGGAGCCGGGCTGCGACAAGGACAGCGCGATCGCTGTCGCCACCTCGGCTTCGCCCACCGGCCCGTGGCAGGTCGGCGATGCGCTGGTGGTGCCGCCGCGCCGCGCCGCCGCCGGCAAGGGCTGCGACTTCGAATGGACCTTCGATCCCGAAGTGGCCGTCGATGCCGATGGCCGCGGCTACCTGTATTACGGCAGCTACGGCGGCGGCATGTTCGTGCAGCCCTTGAGCGAGGACGGCCTGCGCGCCACCGGCATGCCGGTCCGCATCGGCGCCGCCGGCCGCTATGAGGGCGCCGAGGTCGTGCGCCATGGCGACGCCTGGTACCTGTTCGCCTCCGCCACCGACTGCTGCAACGGCCCGCTGACCGGCTACGCCGTCTTCGTCGGCCGTGCCGCCGGCCCGCAAGGCCCGTTCCTCGACCGCCTCGGCAACGACATGGCGGCCAGCCGCGCCGGCGGCTCGCCGCTGCTGGCGCAGAACGGCAACCGCTGGGTCGGGGTCGGCCACAACACGGTCTTCCCCGACCTGGCCGGCCAATGGTGGACCATCTACCACGCCGTCGACCGCAACAATCCCTACTTCAGCGCGAAGGACCGCCTGACCCGGCGCGTCGCCTTGCTCGACCGCATCGACTGGGTGGACGGCTGGCCGATTGCGACAGGGCCCTCCGACCAGCGCCTGCCGGCGCCCAGCCTGGTTCCGGCAACCGCGCCAGGCGCTGTCCCTGCCGGCATCGAGCTGGCGCCCAGGGCGACGCTGTTGTGGCGCGAGCGCTTTACCGCATCGCGGCTGGCGCCGCGCTGGCGGTGGGTGCGCAAGGCCGATGGCTGGCGCACCGGTGCCCAGGGCTTGCAGGGCGAGACCCGCAAGACCGACCTGCACCAGTCGAGCAACGACGCCGGCGTGCTGACGACGGCCCTGCCGGCCACCGGCGACTACCGGATCGAAGCACGCGTGCGGCTCGGCGCGCCGGACGACTGCTGCGCCGATCCGGTCCAGGCGGGCGTGGTCGTGTACGGCGACGACGACAAATACATCAAGCTGGTCGAACTGGCCCACCGCGGCCTGCGCCAGGTGGAATTCGCCAAGGAGACCTGGCCGGTGGAAGAAGGCTATCCACGCTACGGCAACACCGTGGTGGGCACGCCCGGCGAGTGGACCTGGCTGAGGATCGATGTCCGGCGTGGTGGCCGCGGCAGCGATGGCGGCGCCGGCCACGACGAACTGTACACGGCGTACTCCAGCCAGGACGGACGCACCTGGGTGCGCGGCGGCAGCTGGACCCACCGCCTGGGCGGCAATGTCCGGCTGGGCCTGGTGGCGATGGGCGGGGACGGCCAGCGCGCCACGTTCACCGACCTCGCGCTCAGCCGCCTGGAACGCTGA
- a CDS encoding LacI family DNA-binding transcriptional regulator, with protein MTEPTRSRRPTMTDIAKLAGVSQSTVSLVLNDVRGTQVSARTRETVLRVAREIGYPIDRHVRGPARQQRNLILYLTDELSTSPHTMQTIDGAKDYAWEQDCLVAVFATRSNPDLESAVLAQMLDNPALLGVIYSTIFTRATTVPAALAQVPTVLLNCHTKGRTHSSVVPSEMLGGFAATMHLIEAGHRRIGMITGEGWIEASGERLKGYRQALSTCDIPFDPALVRQGDWQVGSGFEHARDLLSRPGRPTALFCANDLMALGAIDAARELKLAIPDQLSVVGYDDQDIARYTHPPLSTVLLPNYEMGRWAAETLIAEARAEAPLRRVAIKMECPLVPRDSVAPPAA; from the coding sequence ATGACCGAACCGACCCGCTCCCGCCGTCCCACCATGACCGATATCGCCAAGCTGGCCGGGGTCTCCCAGTCGACCGTGTCGCTGGTGCTCAACGATGTGCGCGGCACCCAGGTCTCTGCGCGCACGCGCGAGACAGTCCTCAGGGTCGCGCGCGAGATCGGCTACCCGATCGACCGCCATGTGCGCGGCCCGGCGCGCCAGCAGCGCAACCTGATCCTGTACCTGACCGACGAACTGTCCACCAGTCCGCACACCATGCAGACCATCGACGGCGCCAAGGATTACGCCTGGGAGCAGGACTGCCTGGTGGCCGTTTTCGCCACCCGCAGCAATCCCGACCTGGAAAGCGCAGTGCTGGCGCAGATGCTGGACAACCCGGCGTTGCTGGGGGTGATCTATTCCACCATCTTTACCCGCGCCACCACGGTGCCCGCGGCCCTGGCGCAGGTGCCGACCGTCCTGCTCAACTGCCACACCAAAGGGCGCACCCATTCCTCCGTCGTGCCCAGCGAAATGCTGGGCGGCTTCGCGGCCACCATGCACCTGATCGAAGCGGGCCATCGCCGCATCGGCATGATCACGGGCGAGGGCTGGATCGAAGCATCGGGCGAGCGCCTGAAGGGCTACCGCCAGGCACTGTCGACCTGTGATATCCCGTTCGATCCGGCGCTGGTGCGCCAGGGCGACTGGCAGGTCGGCAGCGGTTTCGAGCACGCGCGCGACCTGCTGTCCAGGCCCGGGCGTCCCACCGCGCTGTTCTGCGCCAACGACCTGATGGCGCTGGGCGCGATCGACGCCGCCCGCGAACTGAAGCTGGCAATACCTGACCAGCTGTCGGTGGTCGGCTACGACGACCAGGACATCGCGCGCTATACCCATCCACCCCTGTCGACGGTGCTGTTGCCCAACTACGAAATGGGGCGCTGGGCGGCCGAAACCCTGATCGCCGAGGCGCGCGCCGAGGCGCCGTTGCGGCGCGTCGCCATCAAGATGGAATGCCCGCTGGTGCCACGAGACTCGGTGGCCCCGCCGGCCGCCTGA
- a CDS encoding carbohydrate ABC transporter permease, whose translation MKPNFHSPPAGARARRENLAAAMLLAPFALVFLLFFLVPALQTLYLSLTESSLTRTSGFVGLANYATLVQDPGFWASLGNTFYFALLTVIPLTALGLVMALLVEHFTRARSWLQGAFFLPFVLPISVMTLIADWMLQPSSGIVNHLLGTQRAWLADLHWAMPMVAIGTIWWTVGFNMLMFIAGLRNIPVDLYEAAALDGARGFTLFRHITWPALRPVVGTAVLLSLIASLKIFGQTYILTTGGPFNTTRVTLHYMYETAFTQSDAGYAAAIAMAFVAIVIALSLLQGGLVRWSARKRA comes from the coding sequence ATGAAACCGAACTTCCATTCGCCGCCGGCCGGTGCGCGCGCGCGCCGCGAGAACCTGGCCGCGGCCATGCTGCTGGCACCGTTCGCGCTGGTATTCCTGCTGTTTTTCCTGGTGCCCGCGCTGCAGACGCTGTACCTGAGCCTGACCGAGAGCAGCCTGACCCGCACCAGCGGCTTCGTCGGCCTGGCCAACTACGCCACGCTGGTGCAGGATCCCGGGTTCTGGGCTTCGCTCGGCAATACCTTTTATTTCGCGTTGCTGACCGTGATCCCGCTGACCGCGCTGGGCCTGGTGATGGCGCTGCTGGTCGAGCACTTCACGCGCGCCCGCTCCTGGCTGCAGGGAGCGTTCTTCCTGCCCTTCGTGCTGCCCATCTCGGTGATGACCCTGATCGCCGACTGGATGCTGCAGCCCTCGTCGGGCATCGTCAATCACCTGCTGGGCACGCAGCGCGCCTGGCTCGCCGACTTGCACTGGGCCATGCCGATGGTGGCCATCGGCACCATCTGGTGGACGGTCGGCTTCAACATGCTGATGTTCATCGCCGGCCTGCGCAACATCCCGGTCGACCTGTACGAAGCGGCGGCACTCGATGGCGCGCGCGGCTTCACGCTGTTCCGCCACATCACGTGGCCCGCGCTGCGTCCGGTGGTGGGCACCGCCGTACTGCTGTCGCTGATCGCCTCGCTCAAGATCTTCGGCCAGACCTACATCCTGACCACGGGCGGGCCGTTCAATACCACCCGGGTCACCCTTCACTATATGTACGAAACCGCGTTTACCCAGAGCGACGCGGGCTACGCCGCCGCCATCGCCATGGCCTTCGTGGCCATCGTGATCGCCCTGTCGCTGCTGCAGGGCGGCCTGGTCAGATGGTCGGCAAGGAAACGGGCATGA
- a CDS encoding glycoside hydrolase family 43 protein, protein MNARLRAPGFTLALAGTLLLGACGSGAPAPSTAAGVPVAPAAPATSSLGDFPDPFVLADGGGWYAYATNASGRHVQAAHSTDLRAWKPLPDAMPTLASWVRQDRPDVWAPEVVMLGERYVLYYTAREHASGKQCIGAAVATAPGGPFRDPAGVPLVCQRAEGGTIDASPLAADGRLYLYFKNDGNCCGMPTHLYAQELSADGLALKGAPVPLLRNQRGWEGGVVEAPSMYLHQGRHLLFYSANDYGGSAYAVGYVSCAGPMGPCQAGAEAPLLHSRGNLIGPGHQHLFDAGGQTWIAYHAWEQLAGGAKGDRRFMYIDKLDWVDGAPLVRGPTMVP, encoded by the coding sequence ATGAACGCCCGCCTGCGGGCGCCCGGATTCACCCTTGCGCTGGCGGGCACGCTGCTGCTGGGCGCCTGCGGCAGCGGCGCGCCGGCGCCCAGCACCGCTGCCGGCGTTCCTGTAGCCCCCGCTGCGCCGGCCACGAGCTCCCTGGGCGACTTCCCGGATCCCTTCGTGCTGGCCGATGGTGGCGGCTGGTATGCCTACGCCACCAATGCATCCGGCCGCCACGTGCAGGCCGCGCACTCCACCGACCTGCGCGCCTGGAAGCCCCTGCCCGATGCGATGCCCACGCTGGCCAGCTGGGTCAGGCAAGACCGGCCGGATGTGTGGGCACCGGAAGTCGTCATGCTCGGTGAACGCTACGTGCTGTACTACACGGCGCGCGAGCACGCCAGCGGCAAACAGTGCATCGGCGCCGCCGTGGCGACCGCGCCAGGCGGGCCGTTTCGCGACCCGGCCGGCGTGCCGCTGGTCTGCCAGCGGGCCGAAGGCGGCACCATCGACGCCAGCCCGCTGGCCGCCGACGGCCGGCTGTACCTGTATTTCAAGAACGACGGGAACTGCTGCGGCATGCCCACCCATCTCTACGCGCAGGAGCTGAGCGCCGACGGCCTGGCCCTGAAGGGCGCGCCGGTTCCCCTGCTGCGCAACCAGCGCGGCTGGGAAGGCGGCGTGGTGGAAGCGCCCAGCATGTATCTTCACCAGGGCCGCCATCTGCTGTTTTACTCGGCCAACGACTATGGCGGCAGCGCCTACGCGGTCGGTTATGTCAGCTGCGCCGGTCCGATGGGACCGTGCCAGGCGGGTGCCGAGGCGCCGCTGCTCCACAGTCGCGGCAACCTGATCGGCCCCGGCCACCAGCACCTCTTCGACGCCGGCGGCCAGACCTGGATCGCCTACCACGCGTGGGAACAACTGGCGGGCGGCGCAAAAGGCGATCGCCGCTTCATGTATATCGACAAACTGGACTGGGTGGATGGCGCACCGCTGGTGCGCGGCCCCACCATGGTGCCTTGA
- a CDS encoding phytanoyl-CoA dioxygenase family protein has product MARLTASQLDQHAADVRRDGITILREHFDPAMLRAWAAAFTPLLDAHLARTQDSNRGAARHYITLPLAGIFADPAVFADADILGIVDRLVGPEPVLCQLATDTPMRGSDYQPLHRDTPPLFPETGEETPAFQLAVNFPLCDVTLENGPFETTRATHLMPRQEALAGIEAGSIAVLPVPMRLGDVMIRDVRAIHRGTPNRTETPRPMVVLGYSRRWLLRPEVSIAVPRALLASLPERAAHLLRFNPVVDAAGDAVGETAAPAGERYQSFMH; this is encoded by the coding sequence ATGGCACGCCTCACCGCCAGCCAGCTGGACCAGCACGCCGCCGATGTCCGGCGCGACGGCATCACCATCCTGCGCGAGCATTTCGATCCGGCCATGCTGCGTGCCTGGGCCGCGGCCTTCACGCCGCTGCTCGACGCCCACCTGGCCCGAACCCAGGATTCCAACCGCGGCGCGGCGCGCCACTACATCACCCTGCCCCTGGCCGGCATCTTCGCCGATCCGGCAGTGTTCGCCGATGCCGACATCCTCGGCATCGTCGACCGCCTGGTCGGCCCCGAGCCGGTGCTGTGTCAGCTCGCCACCGACACGCCGATGCGCGGCTCGGATTACCAGCCGCTGCACCGCGACACGCCGCCGCTGTTCCCCGAGACCGGCGAAGAAACGCCGGCTTTCCAGCTGGCGGTCAACTTCCCCCTGTGCGACGTGACGCTGGAGAACGGTCCGTTCGAAACCACCCGGGCCACCCACCTGATGCCGCGCCAGGAAGCGCTGGCGGGCATCGAAGCCGGCAGCATCGCCGTGCTGCCGGTACCGATGCGGCTGGGCGACGTGATGATCCGCGACGTGCGCGCGATCCATCGCGGCACCCCCAACCGCACCGAGACCCCGCGCCCGATGGTGGTGCTGGGCTACTCGCGGCGCTGGCTGCTGCGCCCGGAAGTGAGCATCGCGGTGCCACGCGCCCTGCTGGCCAGCCTGCCGGAGCGCGCCGCCCACCTGCTGCGCTTCAATCCGGTGGTGGACGCGGCGGGCGACGCCGTGGGCGAAACAGCGGCGCCGGCTGGCGAACGCTATCAGAGCTTCATGCACTGA